One region of Deinococcus koreensis genomic DNA includes:
- a CDS encoding AAA family ATPase — MTAHIQPGTPPPPRDLTALHREAPAMTATGFPASGSSAAGIPAIDGAEPLLRLLPGWIRMVAEQHQDGLEEIAMDLGKPLALRAGDRHIFSDREVEERDIDYVVDRAGQFRADNRLGIERTLHRISAKRDRYDSLDGLTLRVARMVHGVAEPLRQYVDGDQGVMLIGPPGVGKTTLLRDMVRILAERRGPRVIVIDTSNEIGGDGKLVHPGLGSARRMQVASPDRQAAVIMQAIANHGPEVLVCDEIGYHGDVAVLQTAGRRGVHVIATAHGRVFQDVLENPVLHPLLGDLDLAAGQRRSRPIFDVAVEIRAKNRWLVHPSVAASIDALLSGGEPPATQYGNW; from the coding sequence ATGACCGCCCACATCCAGCCCGGCACCCCCCCGCCCCCCCGCGACCTCACGGCCCTGCACCGGGAAGCGCCCGCCATGACCGCCACCGGGTTTCCCGCTTCCGGGTCGTCTGCCGCGGGGATCCCGGCCATCGACGGTGCTGAGCCCTTGCTGCGCCTGCTGCCCGGCTGGATCCGGATGGTGGCCGAGCAGCATCAGGACGGCCTGGAAGAGATCGCCATGGATCTGGGCAAGCCCCTGGCGCTGCGGGCGGGCGATCGGCATATCTTCAGCGACCGGGAGGTCGAGGAGCGCGACATCGACTATGTGGTCGACCGGGCGGGGCAGTTCCGCGCCGACAACCGCCTGGGCATCGAGCGCACCCTGCACCGGATCAGCGCCAAGCGCGACCGCTACGACAGCCTCGACGGCCTGACCCTACGCGTGGCCCGCATGGTACATGGCGTGGCCGAGCCGCTGCGCCAGTACGTGGACGGCGACCAGGGGGTGATGCTGATCGGCCCGCCCGGCGTGGGCAAGACCACCCTGTTGCGCGACATGGTTCGCATCCTGGCCGAGCGGCGCGGCCCCCGCGTGATCGTCATCGACACCTCGAACGAAATCGGCGGCGACGGCAAGCTGGTGCACCCGGGGCTGGGGTCGGCCCGGCGCATGCAGGTGGCCAGCCCCGATCGGCAGGCCGCCGTGATCATGCAGGCCATCGCCAACCACGGCCCCGAGGTGCTGGTGTGCGACGAGATCGGCTACCACGGCGATGTGGCGGTGCTGCAGACCGCCGGGCGGCGCGGCGTCCACGTGATCGCCACCGCCCACGGCCGGGTCTTTCAGGACGTACTGGAAAACCCGGTGCTGCACCCGCTGCTGGGCGACCTCGATCTGGCAGCGGGCCAGCGGCGCTCCCGCCCCATCTTCGACGTGGCCGTGGAGATCCGGGCCAAGAACAGGTGGCTGGTTCATCCGAGCGTGGCCGCCTCAATCGACGCCCTGCTGAGTGGAGGCGAGCCGCCAGCGACGCAATATGGCAACTGGTAA